In a genomic window of Sphingomonas koreensis:
- a CDS encoding ribose-phosphate pyrophosphokinase: MKLMAGNSNLPLAQAIASYLEIPLTQANVRRFADEEIFVEILENVRGEDVFVLQSTAYPANDNLMELLIMIDALRRASAKRITAVLPYFGYARQDRKPGPRTPISAKLVANLITTAGANRVLSVDLHAGQIQGFFDIPTDNLFAAPVMSEDIKARFSDKNLMVVSPDVGGVVRARALAKRLENAPLAIVDKRREKAGESEVMNIIGDVEGRFCILIDDIVDSAGTLCNAAAALKAAGAEGVVAYCTHGVLSGGAVARVDGSELSELVITDSIGNHAIVGEAQRIRHLTIAPLIAEAIRRIADESSVSSLFD, translated from the coding sequence ATGAAACTGATGGCCGGCAATTCGAACCTGCCGCTCGCCCAGGCGATCGCCTCCTATCTCGAGATTCCGCTGACGCAGGCGAATGTCCGCCGCTTCGCCGACGAGGAGATTTTCGTCGAAATTCTCGAGAACGTCCGCGGCGAGGACGTGTTCGTGCTCCAGTCGACCGCTTACCCTGCGAACGACAATCTCATGGAGCTGTTGATCATGATCGATGCGCTGCGCCGCGCATCGGCCAAGCGTATCACCGCGGTGCTCCCCTATTTCGGCTATGCCCGTCAGGACCGGAAGCCCGGCCCGCGTACGCCGATCTCGGCCAAGCTGGTCGCCAACCTCATCACCACCGCGGGCGCCAACCGCGTCCTCTCGGTCGACCTTCACGCCGGTCAGATCCAGGGCTTTTTCGACATCCCGACCGACAACCTCTTCGCCGCACCGGTGATGAGCGAGGACATCAAGGCGCGCTTCTCGGACAAGAATCTGATGGTCGTCTCGCCTGACGTCGGCGGCGTGGTGCGCGCGCGTGCGCTCGCCAAACGGCTGGAGAACGCGCCGCTGGCGATCGTCGACAAGCGCCGCGAAAAGGCCGGCGAATCCGAGGTGATGAACATCATCGGCGACGTCGAAGGCCGCTTCTGCATCCTGATCGACGATATCGTCGATTCGGCGGGTACGCTGTGCAATGCCGCCGCGGCACTCAAGGCGGCCGGCGCCGAGGGCGTGGTCGCCTATTGCACCCATGGCGTGCTTTCGGGTGGCGCGGTCGCGCGCGTCGATGGGTCGGAGCTCAGCGAGCTCGTGATCACCGATTCGATCGGCAACCATGCAATCGTCGGCGAAGCGCAGCGCATCCGCCACCTTACCATCGCCCCGCTGATCGCCGAAGCGATCCGCCGCATTGCCGACGAAAGCTCGGTCTCCAGCCTGTTCGACTGA
- a CDS encoding sulfite exporter TauE/SafE family protein: MIADPLFYALAIPAVALLGLSKGGFAGAGALSLPMIAFATDPVQAAAILLPLLIAQDVVGVWAFRRHIDGFVLGWTLAGAVVGIALGYWYAASVSADAVLAMVGGISMLFGAYRLWRDRLGAAAASTSPGWVGSLFGIASGFTSQIAHAGQPPWQLWVLPRRLPRDMLVGTTAIYFALVNWIKVPAYLALGQFTRENLLTSVTLLPVAIASTFAGVWLVRRVSPDRFYTAIYWLMIAVGAVLVWKALG; this comes from the coding sequence CTGATCGCCGACCCGCTCTTCTACGCGCTGGCGATTCCCGCCGTCGCGCTGCTCGGCCTTTCCAAGGGTGGGTTCGCCGGCGCGGGCGCGCTGTCGCTGCCGATGATCGCCTTTGCCACCGATCCGGTTCAGGCCGCCGCGATCCTGCTTCCATTGCTGATCGCGCAGGACGTGGTGGGCGTCTGGGCGTTCCGGCGGCACATCGACGGGTTCGTGCTGGGGTGGACACTGGCGGGCGCGGTGGTCGGGATCGCGTTGGGCTATTGGTACGCCGCCAGCGTTTCGGCAGACGCCGTGCTGGCGATGGTCGGCGGCATCTCGATGCTGTTCGGCGCGTATCGCCTGTGGCGCGACCGGCTCGGCGCCGCCGCAGCCTCGACCTCGCCCGGCTGGGTCGGGTCGCTGTTCGGAATCGCCTCGGGCTTCACCAGTCAGATCGCCCATGCAGGACAACCGCCCTGGCAGCTCTGGGTGCTGCCGCGCCGCCTGCCGCGCGACATGCTGGTGGGAACGACCGCGATCTATTTCGCGCTGGTCAACTGGATCAAGGTGCCCGCCTATCTCGCGCTCGGCCAGTTCACGCGGGAGAATCTGCTGACCTCCGTGACCCTGCTGCCGGTCGCAATCGCATCGACTTTCGCGGGCGTATGGCTGGTGCGGCGGGTTTCGCCCGACCGCTTCTACACCGCGATCTACTGGCTGATGATTGCGGTGGGCGCGGTGCTGGTGTGGAAGGCGCTGGGATGA
- a CDS encoding sterol desaturase family protein, giving the protein MSPAIGILLFLGTIALMEGVAYAAHRWVMHGPGWFLHKSHHEPSTGMFELNDLYAVIFAIPSIGLLYAGVQLNWWPGLTWIGGGIAAYGAIYLGFHDVIVHRRIDHRYVPRSRYMKRIVQAHRLHHAVESKDGTVSFGFLWAPAPEKLKAELNARGNAGVRVPAARS; this is encoded by the coding sequence ATGAGTCCCGCAATCGGCATCCTGCTGTTTCTCGGCACCATCGCGCTGATGGAGGGCGTCGCCTATGCCGCCCACCGTTGGGTGATGCACGGGCCGGGCTGGTTCCTGCACAAAAGCCATCACGAACCCAGTACCGGCATGTTCGAACTCAACGATCTCTATGCCGTGATCTTCGCCATCCCCTCGATCGGCCTGCTCTATGCCGGGGTACAGCTCAACTGGTGGCCTGGCCTTACCTGGATCGGTGGCGGGATCGCCGCCTATGGCGCAATCTATCTCGGCTTCCATGACGTCATCGTTCATCGCCGAATCGACCACCGCTATGTGCCGCGCTCGCGCTATATGAAGCGTATCGTTCAGGCCCACCGGCTGCACCACGCGGTCGAGAGCAAGGACGGCACGGTCAGCTTCGGCTTCCTCTGGGCGCCCGCGCCGGAGAAGCTCAAGGCCGAGCTGAACGCGCGCGGCAATGCCGGGGTGCGCGTGCCGGCCGCACGCTCCTGA